From the genome of Nitrospira sp. SG-bin1, one region includes:
- a CDS encoding adenylosuccinate lyase, with protein MIERYTRPRMKAVWELKHKYEIWLEVELQACAAFERAKQAPRGTADKIRKKARINVDRIAEIEKITKHDVIAFLESLMDTVGPEHRFLHMGLTSSDIVDTSLAVQMTEALDLILEGVEGFLATLKRQSFRYKDHVMVGRSHGIHGEPISFGLKMALWYEEVRRHHERLRQVRSEIAVGKLSGAMGTFAHQGPDIEEYVCAKLGLKADPVSNQVVQRDRHASYATALALLAASIEKIATEIRHLQRTEVLEAEEYFSEGQKGSSAMPHKRNPIVSENLCGLARLVRANSVAAMENVALWHERDISHSSVERVIMPDSTILIDYMLAKVTDLIERLVVYPDRMRRNLELTGGLVYSQRLLLALIEKGAQRKESYEAVQRNAMASWRGGGALQELAGKDPFISQHLKKSEIAACFDPKYYLRHLDRIYRRVFRQDRQRSAGVRGKGKGVRA; from the coding sequence GTGATTGAACGGTACACACGTCCCCGGATGAAGGCCGTCTGGGAACTGAAGCACAAGTATGAAATCTGGCTCGAGGTGGAACTGCAGGCCTGTGCGGCCTTCGAGCGGGCTAAACAGGCGCCGCGTGGGACCGCGGATAAAATTCGGAAGAAGGCTAGGATCAACGTCGACCGAATCGCCGAAATCGAAAAGATCACCAAGCATGATGTGATCGCCTTTCTCGAATCGCTCATGGACACGGTAGGACCGGAACATCGGTTTCTCCACATGGGCCTCACCTCGTCGGATATCGTGGATACCTCCCTTGCCGTTCAGATGACCGAAGCTCTCGATCTGATCCTGGAAGGAGTCGAAGGTTTTTTGGCGACCTTAAAACGGCAGTCATTCCGTTACAAGGACCATGTGATGGTGGGCCGGTCGCACGGTATCCATGGAGAGCCCATCTCGTTTGGACTGAAAATGGCCCTGTGGTATGAAGAAGTTCGTCGCCATCACGAACGGTTACGGCAGGTGAGAAGCGAGATTGCGGTCGGCAAACTCTCCGGGGCCATGGGGACGTTCGCGCATCAGGGACCCGACATCGAGGAATATGTATGTGCCAAGCTGGGCTTGAAGGCGGATCCCGTCTCGAATCAAGTCGTCCAACGGGACCGGCATGCGTCATATGCGACCGCCCTTGCGTTGCTTGCGGCCAGCATCGAAAAAATTGCCACGGAGATCCGTCACCTTCAGCGCACCGAGGTGCTCGAAGCGGAGGAGTATTTTTCCGAAGGTCAAAAGGGATCCTCGGCGATGCCTCATAAACGGAACCCGATCGTGTCGGAGAATCTCTGCGGCTTGGCGCGGCTCGTGCGGGCCAACAGCGTGGCGGCGATGGAAAATGTCGCCCTGTGGCATGAACGCGACATCAGCCATTCGTCGGTCGAGCGGGTGATCATGCCGGACAGCACGATTTTAATCGACTATATGCTCGCCAAGGTGACGGATCTCATTGAGCGTTTGGTCGTCTATCCTGATCGGATGAGGCGAAACCTCGAATTGACCGGGGGGCTCGTGTATTCCCAGCGGCTGCTGTTGGCCTTGATCGAGAAAGGGGCGCAGCGAAAAGAGTCCTACGAAGCGGTACAACGCAATGCCATGGCTTCCTGGAGAGGAGGAGGCGCGCTGCAAGAATTAGCCGGCAAAGATCCTTTTATCTCTCAACATCTGAAAAAAAGCGAGATTGCAGCCTGCTTCGACCCCAAATACTATTTACGACACCTCGATCGGATTTATCGCCGGGTGTTCAGACAGGACAGACAACGTTCAGCCGGTGTCCGAGGGAAGGGGAAGGGAGTGAGAGCATGA